The segment ATGCTAAAAGTTCTGACACAAATGAAAACCCCTAAAGCCAAGCCTTTGAAAGCATCAAACAGGATCAGTGAAGACAGGTGAGCTTTTCCATCTAGTGGATTGTTGCTGTCTGAAAAAtgtcttttaatgttttttttttttttttttttttttttctgtgttcatccTAAAGCCTCAAAAACTTCATAGTGGCTGACTCGTCATCTGATGATGACTTTATTGTGCCAAAGTCATCTTCTAAAGGTAAACTCTAATGTACAACTGTTTAGCGTTTATCGTGTTCAGCAAATAGTGAAAGAGTATCATTTTATGGCCTATCTTAGCAGATAGCCTTGCATTGAATTTCACATTGTATCTGTGTTATGTTGGCTTATGTtggattcaatttatttatatggtgccaaatcacaacaaacggctAAAAGTCACTATTCTGTAACTAGGTGTTGCACTCAAAGGTAAACAATCTATCTtcaattaatgatttatgtacttTATTATGTGGTGCATCATCATAAGCaaacacctgttttttttttttgttttttaattttttttttaatcttgctgTTAGCAAATTTTACAGCAGTGCTTGTAACCTGACCCCCAGGGTCCTACGGACACTACAGATGAGTACgccagtgacaaagtgacaaaagtATCAAAAATAAACTGCAACGACAAAATTCATTGACACCATTTAATTGTAGTATAATAAGCTCAATATTCAGGTAACTAAAACTTCAAAATTTCTGCGCGGCTTTGGAACATTCACAAAAATGTGAAATGCAATTAATCGTGGTATTTTAATCCAAACAGGTAACTTCTTTGAATACATATGAAATTGGCACCCCACAGTATAAGTACACCAGTTCTGATTCAACATACTAAATGGGGCTACGGACACTACCGTTTTCCCATGGTACAATTGTGCAAATTTCAATAACAGACATATCATACACCCTCATTATTGCCATTTTTATGCTTCGCTTACTTTAAGTAATATATAAACACAAACATGCTGCTGCTAGTCCGTAATAGTACAGTTGCAAAATATAAAACATGGTTCTGCCATAGAAACTCCAAGGGCACATGTAGCGAACAGTAGCACTGTACAAATCAGGTAACTATTTCTGTTCCAAACAAACATATGTGCTAAAAACGTGGCTGTAATATGAATTGTAAACACATGAAAGTCTTCAAAATACTTATCCAGTGCATTTTGAACCATAACTTCAACACAAAATACTGTGATTTGGTAATTTTATGTATTACATTTTCACGGTAGTGTCCATAGCCCCGGCATTGTAATTAGCATATGCCTGCAGCACTTGCCTCACAGCTAATGCTATGCCACGCCACGGtctcccctatgctgtgaaaaaaatcctggtgagaaccctgtgaTGTTTAATCAGGTGGTTCAAATTTTGGAGCGCTCCCAAAGTAATTTCTTTCCCCAAGCAGCTTTTTATATGCACACACTTTTATTTGGCATCTTTCAGTGCACACAACAGGGAACATAAATCGAGGGTCAAGTCTCCCATGTGTCATCTGGTGCATGTGCTGAAATTGTCTGTCTCCCTTTTAAGAAACATAATTATCACTGTCCAGATTTTTACAGACCTGGTTGTAATCCAGGTTTGAGAGATTGGTTGTTAATACAGGTTGCATGATCCATGTTCAGACTTTCAATTTAACTGAAGGCATGGATTTAATCAGCATCACCAACACCATGTTGGTCTGTATGGGATACCTGAAAATGAGTTTGTACAAACTGTAACTAATGTTTTTGAGACACTTGGTAATGTCGCATCAGCTTGCACAAAAGGTGTTATATAATATAACTGCTTTAAATAAAAAGTAATTTGAATTTATAGTcacacatcaggtttttttttaatccttatgtgttgtttctgcttcctgttcCACAGTTGTGAAAAACAGTAATCCTCCAGCATCTCAGCATCGCCTCAGGACACCGCTCTCTCAGTGGGTTTCCCCCATCTTTGTTAGTGACAGTGATGGTGAAGATGATGACAATATTGTAATCAAGAGCAGTTGGAGAACATGTCATCCCCCGCCAAAGGTTACCAGTGAAAACGCTCCTCTGTGTGATCAAGCGGGAGATTTTCCGTCACCATACTTGCCTCCTGTTTCTCTCCTTTTCTGCCAAACTCCAGCATCACTGGCATCAACCACAAGTTCTACCACATCTAAGCGCACTGTGTCTGCACCTTCTAACCTGGAAGAATCAACCAGTTCTGAAGAGGAGTTCACATCCCTGTTGGAGAGactgaaacagaaaaacaagcTTATTGACACTCCGCTCTTGCCTAAGAAAAAAGAAGGTAATATGAGAATTGTTGCCCTTTATCACCTGTAATTTGTTCTTGTTGAGTTGTGAAACtgtgtttttgcttgtgcttgaATATAGAAGGATTTGTGGAACCTGCCCTAAAAAATTTGCCAACTTTTGAGAGACGTAAAGCACCAGGCTCAAGTTCATTAGGTGAAATGCCGCTGGATTTTAAATCTCCAGGGAAATGTGCCACATTCAAGCCGACAGTCAGTCAGACGGAGCCGAGACACGGCCCCAGCAGCAGGTACATCAGTCCACCACAGCCAGGATGTTAACAGAAATATGATACACTTCAGGTCTGGGAACGTGTGCTGGGCGTCTCCACATTTACCGCCTTGAGTCCTGGAtatcaaccacccaggcagacactcAAAAATAACTATCTCTCTGCTGAAGCCAGGTGAAACCTGGCCCATTTTTCAGTAGCTGGAGTTGTCAATACTGacccacctgcatgctggatcacccagagaaacgtgccacatggccaaaatcttatagctgacattctctcacagtgcaagtgtggtactcaatttcaattcagttcattttattaattttatatagcgccaaatcacaacagagtcacctcaaggcgcttcaaacaaaacaattaagaaaacaaaataaaattaattaaaagattaaaaaccaAGGCATGCAAGtggtactcctcatctgagtctccctaagtaaccgctcCTTTGACAaagagtcattccagcggtacccaaggatcctccgaagagacctagtaccaaagacatccagttgttgcctttGATCACTGGTTCGTGTGCAAGTTGACTACTGTgtcacctcatgactccataagctcttcccaggcatctcctgATCGCAAACACAGATGATCCAGAGACATGACTGTCACTGTCAGTGCAAGTGAATGTTTCAACAATTTCAACACTTTCTCCAGAGTCCTTGAAAGCCTTGCTCTTAGACTTGATCcagggcaatcacaaacccagacactctgaatcTTCACTccccttctcaagtgctgcaatcagggcatccactGATTCAGCAAAGGTCACagacatcatctgcaaagtcacggTCACTAAACCTTTCCAACAATGGCAAAAGCACTTTAGCCACTGGTTTCCAAACTACCAAACACCCAGTCCACACAACCTTTGAATGgaacaggagccagaacacatcactgACAAGCACCAGAGCTAACTCAGAGGTCTGCTCCTGTTCACATGGAACTCACAGTACCCATCTATAAGCCAACTATGATCCCCCAAAATTTGTTGGGGATTCCTGAAATTTGCAGGATGTCCCAAAGAACAGCTGGCCAACCAATGAAACCAAATGAAAGGCTGAATGTCAACATAGTCTACAAAGAAGCACTGCAGCTATTTGTGCTTGAATACTTGCAGAgctaaaatgcagtctgtgttgtAAGTATGAAGCCAGACTGTTCCAGTCACTGAATGGGGAAATAACTGGGACTAAATCCTTTTAAAAGTAATCCTTACCATattatgaaaataatttttttgtttcctCCATGTTGAGCATCATGATCATGTCGGAAACCTTTTGTTTATTACATGAAGTGAGTTAGTATTACACATTATTCCTTAATATTTATAAGTAAAGTAAGACTCAGTGTGTCTACTCTCTCCCCTCCCTAGAATAGCACAGTGTAAAACACCAGGGTGCTTCTTACAGTGCCTCTTAAACCCAGACTACAGCCGCAGCTTTAAGCAGAACAAAGAAGAGCTTACTAACAAACTCTACCGGCTGTACAACAACACCGTCTTTGACAACAAGGTCAGCAGCAAGAGTTATACTTTTTCTCccttttatatttaatttttcaATCTTTAGAAATGTGATCCATTCATTACTTAAAATTCTAGTATTATTGAAATGTATAGTTAACATAAATGGtacgtgtttgtgtgtctgtgtgacattATTAGCTTCCCATCAACATGTCACTGACTTGGAATAAAAAGATGCGGAAAACTGCTGGCTACTGTGTCACTGGGCAGGAGCGAGGAGGAGGAAGTCGCTACGCCAAGATTGAGTTGTCAGAGAAAGTCTGTGATTCTGCAGGTAACACGTTGCTAAGCCAGAGATatatgaggggtgattgagaagttttgagcctggccCAGAAAAAAATAGGGTGGGATTCTCCacgttttgcattctgagaaaccaccatttctcaagaatgtgtgaagttttgatgcATGCCCTAGTTTTTCTGAATCAGgctcaaaactacatatatatatatatacacacacaatttctccaaccacagccatataagcccataacttctcctgggttgtcggggtgtcttgttggctttcctcactcttttccttcttgcacagtcactcagtttttgagaactgtctactccatgcgatttaccataaagtgtcatactgtttgtatttatttgtaattaatgtaaataaagtccaagacatattcagtggcagctttaccatcagagagcctcgtccaaaatgacgacaaaagactccaagctgtccttgatgttaaaggggcaatgcactgtattaagaacaggggtatgtaaacttttgatccggttcatttgtgttgtcattatgatttcaaaagagtgtaaacagttgtttgacaataaatggcttcacccaaccactaaccatgagtgaaacaaagtttttgtgttgtcattcatattctctgaaaatggtCAAAAAACTAAATTTCTGCCACagggtaaacttttgagcacaactgtgtttgtggctgttgttttggcagcgctacataaataaaatgattgtTCTTTGATTTTAGAGCGTCTGAGGGACACTCTGATTCATGAGATGTGTCACGCTGCTACCTGGCTAATAAACGGCGTGAGGGACGGACATGGAAACCTCTGGAAGCTGTATGCTAAGAAGGCCACGTTGATGCATCCCGAGCTGCCCCTGGTCACTCGCTGTCACAGCTACGACATCAAATACAAATACCAGTACCAGTGCACCCGCTGCCAGAACACGTATGTCTGCGTGACATAGTTCCATGAAAATTGTTAGTTCACGGCCGAGCAGTATTCCTAATATTTTTCCGATTCTCCACAGGATCGGGCGGCACTCCAAGTCACTGGACACACAGAGGTTTGTGTGCGCCTGCTGCAAGGGACAGCTCGTCTTACTCACACCTTCTAAGCCGCGTACACCGACACCTTTTGccaactttgtcaaagaaaattatGGGAGCGTACGACAGGAGCTAGCAGGACAGAGCCATGCGGAAGTCATGCGTAAGCTTAGCGTAGACTTTGCCACCAAGACCAGAGTCAGTCAGAGCTGAGGTGCtggacacttttccactttggaaGGTCCTCAGTGGGCGAGCACGTCTGACAAACTAACACGCCAAACTGAACCACTGTACCAGTTTCAACTTGTACCTCAGGAGCCTTTTTTGTTATAATGAattaccattttttttatttgcctcATTTCGTTATTCTTGTTCTGAATGCTGTGAATAAAGTTTAAATGTTTGTGAGTATTTTAATGAAAGTCACTGTGAAGATTTTCCCACTATTTGAACATTTTTATGTTGCATAATAAATTACTCAAAATGCAGCGTAATTTTGTCACATTGTAATATTTATATAGCTTTTTTGGTTGTAACAAATTGTACCATTGACTGTGCTTTAACATTTACAATAACATAATTAAAAGCAATACATGAGTAAATTAAACAGTAAAAAATTATAAAACCCATTGTAACAAACTTAATATATGTACATAAAAAAGTACTGCACACTATGTGAACTGCGCCAATCAAATGCACAAATCCAAAATTATGTGTTAAGGTACCGTTGTACTGTAGTACTCCATTTCAGTCTTGGTCTCCTTTTTAAAGCAATTCTCGGTAAAATTTATAAATTCACATTGTGTGACTGGTGCTACATTTAGATTATGTTACATGGTGTTCAGCGCCTCAGAGAAAAGTCTGTGTTGACTCATGGCATTACATGTCACATTTTGTGAATATGAAATCCTTTTACATTACATAATTATTAACATAATCATATGTGAGCCATCAAAAGAACTCTATCTCAGAGTGTTGCATGTTCTGATCCAGTCCCTGACTGAAATTTCACTTTAGAATCTTCTCCACTGTGGCAGTCCCTCTGGTGAAGGACATCATCTCATGGTCGACTGCTGGACTGAATATCAACATTTAGATGTCGATCTAGAGACACCTGTACGTGAGTTTGTTTTTGCATGTGAATTAAACCCCAATCAGTTTGCTAATGAACTTTACAGAGCAACATTATTTAAGTTTTTACCAACCCTTCATGGACAAAATTTTGAAACTATAAATAAAGATTTACACTGACTATTGCACTTTGGAAGTATTACCCATgttaaaatttgatatttttgaaCAGAAACCCCATGTAGATGTATTTCTCACACTGTTGTTTTTCCACTTACTCACTTATTACCTGCACTGTCAGTTTATGTTTTACATAGGTAAAGATCTCAAGTTTCATGCAGTGGTAATGTTTACAACTTAAGTGTTCCAGCAAAACAGTAATATAGTGTTGTAATGAAAGGCGCACCTCATTTTTCTAAAACAAAGTTTTAATGCCATCATATATGTGATCCTTAAGATGTAATTGACAGAAATTTGTTTGGTGAGTCAACTTTTTCTGACCTTGTTCCATGGCCTATGTGACCCATGTTCTTGGCACGTACAACAGTCCTGCACTCTGAGTGCAGAGCGTGAGCTGGCACATAAGGTAAAACTACATCCACTTAGTAGGAGGGAGCTAATCTGTTTAAAAGTTTTGAAgttagattcaatgggaagaccattgcaggtcacagcaaactcatttgtgcttaaactaaattcatttcatgggtttaagattcaaaatggtcgccagtagacccttatcattgaatctctatgatatttaagttgtgtaTATGCTGTTtagaggtgttttagtgaaaaactctattttggcagccatcttggacgccatcttggataactgaacATCCTGATTGAATTTACTTGTAAATAACCAAATCCACACTTGATctcctgtattttttttatgcatgGTAACACCTAATTCATATATTTTGAGGTAGACTGCATAACCAACACATTGTCACAGGTATCTCAGCTTTTATCTTGTACTGCATTTAATGTGTCTTTATGAAAATTTTCAAATGTTTTAAGATGCGTGTGGGCACAGCAGCATTCTGTTTTCCACCACTGTGTGTCTCTCAGGCAACTATTGATGGCTGGAGTACAGTTCAAGGCAAATATATTAATGTGCACCTGGCTATTGTATAAATAAGGAAATAGAATCCTGATAACAACCACGAGCTACTGACGCGTTGCTGTCAACACCAATGAGGTTTTTAGACTTGAGCTGGGTCTAGTTGCCACGGTGAAGCTGCGCAGATGTAGTGCACATAAAGGTGGATCATAATGAGGTTTAATA is part of the Thalassophryne amazonica chromosome 11, fThaAma1.1, whole genome shotgun sequence genome and harbors:
- the gcna gene encoding acidic repeat-containing protein, which translates into the protein MNDDTNKLLDRVAKKMGWTQKGAMDRAEEKLINAIGKTRHAGTSDREAMDPTSAFGSEEDPEKENQGFTCKALIVSSDDDSDNFLFGKATPRLKTTSQKPRGDSKKDSVQVVSSDSDDSFEKFLTQMKTPKAKPLKASNRISEDSLKNFIVADSSSDDDFIVPKSSSKVVKNSNPPASQHRLRTPLSQWVSPIFVSDSDGEDDDNIVIKSSWRTCHPPPKVTSENAPLCDQAGDFPSPYLPPVSLLFCQTPASLASTTSSTTSKRTVSAPSNLEESTSSEEEFTSLLERLKQKNKLIDTPLLPKKKEEGFVEPALKNLPTFERRKAPGSSSLGEMPLDFKSPGKCATFKPTVSQTEPRHGPSSRIAQCKTPGCFLQCLLNPDYSRSFKQNKEELTNKLYRLYNNTVFDNKLPINMSLTWNKKMRKTAGYCVTGQERGGGSRYAKIELSEKVCDSAERLRDTLIHEMCHAATWLINGVRDGHGNLWKLYAKKATLMHPELPLVTRCHSYDIKYKYQYQCTRCQNTIGRHSKSLDTQRFVCACCKGQLVLLTPSKPRTPTPFANFVKENYGSVRQELAGQSHAEVMRKLSVDFATKTRVSQS